The following proteins are encoded in a genomic region of Ictalurus punctatus breed USDA103 chromosome 15, Coco_2.0, whole genome shotgun sequence:
- the naa10 gene encoding N-alpha-acetyltransferase 10 (The RefSeq protein has 1 substitution compared to this genomic sequence), with translation MNIRNARPEDLMNMQHCNLLCLPENYQMKYYFYHGLSWPQLSYIAEDENGKIVGYVLAKMEEDPDDVPHGHITSLAVKRSHRRLGLAQKLMDQASRAMIENFNAKYVSLHVRKSNRAALHLYSNTLKFQISEVEPKYYADGEDAYAMKRNLTQMADELQKPGVRLWGSEMPPSQTVAVTELVQKLSMQDGEKEGDGDSGGESKEMSEVSEATESTDVKDSSFDS, from the exons ATGAATATTCGCAATGCGCGG CCAGAGGATTTGATGAACATGCAGCACTGCAACCTGCTATGTCTTCCAGAAAACTACCAAATGAAATACTATTTTTACCATGGACTCTCTTGGCCACAG CTTTCCTATATAGCTGAGGATGAGAATGGAAAGATAGTTGGATATGTTCTGGCCAAAAT GGAGGAGGATCCAGATGATGTGCCCCATGGACATATTACGTCATTa GCAGTTAAACGTTCCCACAGAAGACTTGGTCTCGCTCAGAAGTTAATGGACCAGGCCAGTCGAGCCATGATTGAAAACTTCAATGCTAAATATGTATCTCTTCATGTTAGAAAGAG CAATCGGGCAGCCCTTCATTTGTACTCCAACACACTCAAATTTCA AATAAGTGAGGTAGAGCCAAAGTACTATGCTGATGGTGAAGATGCATACGCAATGAAGAGGAACCTTACACAGATGGCAGATGAG TTGCAGAAACCTGGTGTGCGTCTGTGGGGATCTGAGATGCCTCCATCGCAGACAGTTGCAGTCACGGAGCTGGTGCAGAAACTCTCAATGCAGGATGGAGAGAAGGAGGGTGATGGAGACAGCGGAGGAGAGAGCAAAGAGATGAGTGAAGTAAGTGAGGCTACTGAAAGCACGGACGTCAAAGACTCCTCCTCTGATTCCTAA